TCATGTACTTTTCATGTAcggtcatgtactgttcatgtacggatcatgcactgttcatgaacaaaattgggatgagggaccaaaactgtttaaaaagaaaatgggGGACCAAAACCCTGAGAATTTCAAAACAGAGGgactaaaactgtaatttagcctttattttaattcaacTAATACATATTATCTGAACTACAACAGTAATCATCTAAATTAATTACAAGTTTAACTTTATAAAACATGAATAAAAAcggttatttaattaatatttttgttttattttttattatatagttaattgttaaaattaatcTTTTAAGCGTGAACAAGTaggatataaataaaaaataaaatattgttatctaattttaaattgaaaatatttgatttttcatttatatttaatatcaatattagttttttataaaaatatttttgtttataatatcattaattttgttgatttatcaattaattgaaaataaaatttatctaATTTTATTTACATTGGAAATTTAATatctaatttttatattaaagttgaattaaaaataaaatttttgttcTAAACTTTCCAATACTATCATAATGGTCTCAATCCTCATTAGTTGAGATGTTTAAATTCAAAtcactttaaattaaaaatataaaaacaaaattaaatactattgaATGTATTTCGAAGTATATGgtcttcatttttaaaaaattattattttataaaaaccaTTGAGATGAGATAgaatattaaattgatttttcaatttcaaaatataataaaatttatcacaAACATTCTtatgtatataaaaaaattaaatgtatttcATAACCAATATATCTAATTTTATATAGTAATTTAGATAAAATGGTTattcattaaattttaaaaataacttttttactataataaaaattagtaacaaactcgtgcatacgcacgggttctggtttgATACACACATTTATttacatatatttattttaaatcaaaaacaaaatttgaatcaCAATTTTTAgattataaataccatttttcatatataaaaatatttacatcaataataattttttcccgtatacaaatattatttatgtttaggtatcatttataaaaatatctggatcaatagtaaattttcgtatataaagatatttaaattaataatatattttttcttgtataacatttttgaatcaaaattttttgaatcacaaataccatttttcatacatacaaatatttagatcattaatagattttttggtatcgtttacaaaaatatctaggtcaaatgtaaatttttgtatataaaaatatttagatcaataatagtttttttcccgtataccttttttgaataaaatttctttggatcataaataccatttttcatatataaaaatatttatatcattaatagatttttctcatatacaaatattatttatatttaggtatcgtttacataaaaatatttatatcaataatagttttttttcgtATACGTTTTCTGAATAAAATCTTttgggatcataaataccatttttcatatataaaaatatttatatcaataatagattttttccgtatacaaatattatttttgtttaagtatcacttacaaaaatatctgaatcaatagaatttgatactaatagaatttgactataaataatattagtatgttacaattgaataagtaatacattttttaaataatattagtaTGTTACAATTGAATAAGTAATACATTTTTTCCGTAGATATATATATTTCTCCTATTTacattgataacatatatttgtgaaatgatatcaataacaaataatttttcaaatatttatttgtgCAAACATTATTTGAATTGTATAAACTTCATTAatgatatatattaatataataatattttaaatcatataagttaaatttaatgataagtgacacacatttttgtattttattcaataacacattttttcaagtatatttttaaattcattttaattgaaataaatttttttaaactaaaattattattattttcttaaaaatgattgtatcttaaaataaaaattgtttcaaattatatttcttcgttattaatatttaattactaaagttaattttttttaaattaaatataaattaacaatcttttaaaataatcataataatttttttattaaaaaataatttattggattattttgattaataatttattaaaataataataacaaaattaataaaaagtgaaaagtgaaaagtgaaaaagtgaatAGTGAGTTGGAAATTGAAAAGTGAGTTGAAAATTGAAtagtgaattaaaaataaatttttttgttcTAAGCTTTCCAATACTATCATAATAGTCTCAATCCTCATTAGTTGAGATGTTTAAATTCAAATCACctcaaattaaaaatataaaaagaaaattaaatactattGAATGTGTTTCGAAGTATATGgtctttattttaaataaaatgttattttataaaAACCATTGAGATGAGATAgaatattaaattgatttttcaatttcaaaataaactaaattttatCACAAACATTCttatgtatataaaaaaaattaaatgtatttcATAACCAATATATCTAATTTATATAGTAATTTAGATAAAATGGTTAttcattaaatttaaaaaataacttttttacTATAATAGAAATCTAATAGAatggaattttgtttttcttcctAATTATTCTCtataaacaataatataactaTCTTTAGATACATTTCACATcctaaaataatactaataaaactcaaaattttgaaaataacattACAAATAGATAGTAGTGTTGTGTAATAGGATAGACAAAATCTGTTCCAATTGGCCCTCTGCAATTAAACTCAAAATGAATTTGTAATGACCCAATCCCCAAACACATACAACATTTTTACCAATTACATATCTCAACAAACCTTGAAGAACCAATAAAATTCAGTCAACAGTCATGATACAAAATTTTCAGTAAACTGATCCTATACAGATTTTCAGACTTATTTAATTCAAGGAGGAAATTTCTTTGTATGTGATCCCATATCACAACCGAatacatttttcacatttttcttttctGTCTTCAATTTGCTTtcccaattaattaattaattactcatttattatttattaattatttattccgCTCTTCTTCAAACTTATGTCAGAATGTTCTCACAAATTGCGTTCAATCCAATTCTCTGTGCAACTCCACCATCGTTGAACGAGAAGAAGAAAATTCcgttttgttcttcttcttctggttCTCTTCTCTGTAACATCGATTGTGTAAGTGGAAGAACGAATTCGATGGCTTCGAATCATAGAACTAACAATTACTTACGCCATTTGGAATCGATGAAGATTCTTCCATCTGGTGCTGGTAGAATTCCTCATCTGAATGCTGTTATTCTCGGTGAAAGTCTTGCTACCGAAGAAGAAGATTATGTTCTTCCTAGCGAAGAATTCGCTTCCAAAGCACATGTTCAGTCACCGGAACAGGTTCTTTTCTTCAGGAGTTTCTGTAGATTTTGACTTAgaaaagtttttttaatttttttatgaatttttttgagttttgattaGTGTATGTTTGTTTTGTGATCTGTTAGTATTTGGAGATGTATAAGAGATCCATTGAAGATCCTGCTGGATTTTGGTCTGAAATTGCATCTGATTTCTACTGGAAACAAAAATGGGGTGATCAAGTTTATAGTGAAAATTTGGATGTCACAAAAGGAAATATTAACATTgaggtgatttttttttttttaaattttgtttgagTTGTACTATTCGGATCTCGATTTTTTGGTGTTTGTTTAAGGGTTGATGAGTGGTTGAAATTGAACCTTTTTGTGTTTTTGTCTCAGTGGTTCAAGGGTGGGATCACGAACATCTGTTATAATTGTGTGGATAGACATGTTGAAGCTGGACTTGGTGACAAAGTTGCGTTTTACTGGGAAGGGAATGAGATTGGTGTTGATGCTACTTTAACATATGCGCAGCTTCTTGAACAAGTTTGCCAGGTtgctgtttttgttttttgttttggatATGTTAATGATGGTATATTAGTTGTTAATACTTACTTTTCCGGGTTTGGAACCGATCCTTCAACTCCTTTAACACTTAGCTCAAATTAGTTAAGTTAGTTAACTTGTGTGTTCTGATTTTCCTCTTTGTCTCTTTCTCATCCAAAAGGATATTTAGTCTAAAATGTTTCAACTTGAGTTGCTTGAATTGAATGTTTTGTTTTATAGATGGAAATTGGCAGAATGATTGGAGatgtgtatatatgttttttttccaGGTTGCAAACTATCTGAAAGATCTTGGTGTCAAAAAGGGGGATGCTGTGATTATTTATTTGCCCATGCTTATGGAGCTTCCTATCACAATGCTTGCTTGTGCTCGCATTGGTGCTGTTCATTCGGTATCACACTAAAACTTTTTTGTCCTTGTCAAGTTATTTcttgtttatttatgtttttaaacTATTAGATTGTTTGATTTGTTAATACTACttgcttttttatttgtttaggtTGTATTTGCCGGTTTTTCTTCAGAAtctctttcgcagagaatcattGATTGTAAGCCAAAAGTTGTAATTACTTCCAATGCTGTTAAGAGGGGCTCTAAGGTTATCTATCTTAAAGACATCGTTGATTCTGCCATCAATGATTCAGCTAAAAATGGGGTCTCTATAGGTGGGAATGGCATTGGTTTGTTTATTGTTCCAGCACTATAATCTCTTCTCTTCAATTAACTTTGCAGTTCTGTATCATGTATTAAAATTCAATCacttgatcagtatagctaataTGCATACTTAAACATATTAGAGAGAGATCGGAATGACTAATATCATTCACTTTTACATACATGATTAGTGACAGTGAGTAAATTTTAGCATGCTAGTAGGAAGATATGTCAATCGCTTTCTTTACATAAAAAGAGTATTTCTTTTTGACTTAAACAGTTTCTCAGTGAATTTCACAACTCTCTTCTGGTGTGATTTCATTTATATATCctctattttttctatttttagtgAGATATTATGTATACAGAGAAGGATCACGAATCCCATATCAGTTTGGTGTGAGACACATAGCAATTATCTAAAGTAAACACTCTTGCCTCTTAAACCAGACTTACAGGACCTGACCTCTAAACTACATCAATAACTTTGATTGATAGTTTGAGAAATTGTCGTATGATGAAAACCTTGCATTAGGAAAACTATAATTacaatttgtaatatttttattgGCTTCTTAAATTGATATTGCTGAATAAAGAGTTGGGTGGTATGTGCTCAACCTTGCCATAGTTGGTTGTTGTCCAACCTTAAGACTTCTTTCACTATGTAACAAATGTTCCCGACTGAAGTTAGCAATATAATTACCTATGACAGTTTGTGCATAAGTGTATGCCATTACCACCCAGTTTCATCTTTAATTAATTCCTCATATTACTTTTATCTTCTTCTTTGACCGTTTCATTTGCACTTTTTGTGTCTAAGCAGATGTTTGCCTTACTTATGACAACACATTAGCCTTGACGAGGAAGGATACAAAATGGAAGGAAGGGCGAGATATATGGTGGCAGGTTAGTCTATAAGAGTTTTTTCTCTGTGCATAAATATTCTGACATGGCTATCTAACTGTCTCAATAGTAATACCTCTGGAAAATTCCTAATTTCTGCACCTTTTATGTGATCACTGATGATATACTTGTTTAGTCAAACTTCTTCTATTTCTAGTAGATGAATTTGTTTCTGTTGATAAGTAaactcaaattttaaaatttcatttttatggGTGCTGAATATATTTTGAATGTTTGCGACCGTGGCTCCTATAATGACAACAGTTCACATTTTTTGCTACTTTTGTTACTGATGTTGCAGGATGTCATTCCCAAATATCCAACCACTTGTCCAGTGGAGTGGCTTGATGCTGAGGATCCACTTTTTCTACTCTATACAAGTGGGAGTACCGGAAAACCTAAGGTATTTGTGTTCTGTTATTGCTATAATGTTCCATTTCCCTCTTTTTATCACTCAACGTTGCTTCTTTCTAATATCTAATATATGTTTCTAAAAGGGTGTCGTCCATACAACTGGTGGTTATATGGTATACACTGCAACAACATTTAAGTATGCATTTGATCACAAACCATCTGATGTCTACTGGTAACTTCGAAAGCTCATCTTGCAtaattttttatctttgaagtgtTCTTGGTGAAAACAGGATCAGTAGTCTTATTTAACAACCCCCTTATTCCCTGATTAAAGGTGCACAGCGGATTGTGGTTGGATTACTGGGCACAGCTATGTCACTTATGGACCCATACTCAATGGTGCAACTGTTGTTCTGTATGAAGGGGTAATAATTTTGAAACATAGTGCAAAATTTTGATTCCCTCAAGCTAAGCTTTATAGATAATTTTTTTGACTTGCCTACATATTTTAGAAAGATTGATATTATGgggtttttgaaaaaattaatagTGATTTCCACCAACATCATTCTATTAATTTGGCAATTTGAGTTAAtggataaattttttttaagagtCATGGAATTGCAAAGAAATATTTTGCGCTGAATCTGATACTATGAATGCAGGCTCCCAATTATCCTGATGCTGGGCGTAGTTGGAACATTATTGATAAATTTAAAGTATCAATATTCTACACTGCCCCTACATTGGTGCGGTCCCTCATGCAATATGGTGATGAGGTAAGATACATCTATGCTTACTCGATACCTTCCTGAAAAATTATTTGTAATGTGAAAAAATGCTCTTACACATGGAAAAGAATTGAAAGTAAAACATTGCAGAAGAATGTATACAATATCAAACAGGACTGACTGGAAGCATCATTAGCATAATTAGTGGTTCCTTAAGCCTTTCTTGCCCCTTCTGTTCCACCCCACATGTATGATGCAAGCAGCAGGGTTCTGCCTTTTCCCATTTGTGTTGCTTTACGCATATGGAACCTTGAAGATAGATATTCAGTAGTTTGGGTCAATAATCTCTCTTATTACTACTTCCACATATTCCTTTGTGAATAATCATATGCgagaatatttatattattgtttctaGTTCACTGTTGTCAATCTTATTCAATAATTTATCTAAAAAAAGTTGAATGCATCCTCTTGAGATTAATACTGTCGCATATCTTGCatgatataattttaattttatgtacaTCTATTGCATATAACAAGGGAACTCCGTCCAATGCAAGTAGTGTTCAGAGTTCCTTATGTTCTAAATTTAGTTATTTGTCATTGTTCGTTCTAAAATGGTTATTCATGCAGCATGTTACCCGCTACTCAAGGAAATCTTTACGAGTACTGGGAAGTGTAGGCGAGCCCATAAATCCAAGTGCATGGAGGTTAATATCTGTATTTTTGTTGGTAATTACAGCTTAGTTTTCCATATCATATAACATTCTGATGCATACTTTGCTCATTCTCTCTCAGATGGTTTTACAATGTCGTTGGAGATTCAAGATGCCCTATCTCTGACACTTGGTGGCAAACAGAAACTGGTGGCTTCATGGTATTTTAACTTCTAATGGCTATCTATGTTCTATATGATTCTAATGACAGACACTAAACATGTAATTTAGGTCGATTCCATTAGTAGCAGTATCACATCTACATAGTTGAAGTGCTAATTGAGAGTTGGATTTTGTATAAAAGTCTTCACACACGTGCACACTCATATTTTGTGCATCTCAGTCTTTGGGATTGAAATTCTTCACTGCTGCTTGCAGATAACTCCACTACCTGGTGCTTGGCCCCAGAAGCCTGGTTCTGCTACTTGCCCTTTCTTTGGAGTCGAGGTCTGTTAAGAAAACCAAATTTGTTCATTTTTTCCCGCTCTTTTTTACTACTAGTAGTTCAGTATGCCAATTTCTCTGACAAGTTATATTGTTATTTTAGCCTGTCATAGTGGATGAGAAAGGTGTTGCGTTAGAAGGAGAGTGTAGTGGTTACTTGTGTGTTAAGAGATCATGGCCAGGGGCATTCAGAACTTTGTATGGCGATCATGAACGATATGAAACAACATATTTCAAGCCCTTTGCTGGCTACTATTTCAGTGGTGATGGCTGCAGCAGGTTAGTGTGCCTAAACATTTCATACTCATATACTTTGGAGTCTCACGTTAATATCTTTGAATTCAAGTCTAGGCTGTGTAAATTATTATTTTGCAGCCTTCCTTCAAATACAGGAATCCACAGAAAGAGCTTTTGAAAATGTGTGGGATGATTAATTATGTTCTATGCTCTTGACTTTGTTTCAGGGATAAAGATGGATACTATTGGCTTACTGGGAGAGTTGACGACGTCATTAATGTCAGGTATTCTTTGAATTCCATAATCTCTTTCTAGTGATTTGTCAATCTTGGAATTTCATTCTTCATAAGTGCAAGCATGTACATATGAATTGACATACAATTCATTTATGATGTTTATATCTGATACTCTTGATATGTGCAGTGGCCATCGTATTGGGACAGCTGAAGTAGAATCAGCTCTAGTTTCACATCCAAAATGTGCTGAAGCAGCCGTTGTAGGCGTGGAGCACGAGGTATAACCTAAATAACAATCTCTCACACGTATATTCAACTTCAAATGTGATTTTTGTGCGTCAAAGAAATTAAGCAGTTTCTGTATAGCATCAACACGTTATTGCCGTCTGTCTGAAATCTGAATCATCTACCGTTACTACTGTAGGTTAAAGGACAGAGTATATATGCTTTTGTTACTCTTGTGGACGGTGTTCCATACAGTGAAGAACTGCGTAAGGACCTCGTACTCACAGTTCGAAAGCAGGTCTATACATAATCCCTTATATCTTCATACAAAGTGTTGTGATGATCTGATTGATCCTGTAGTATAGATCAAATTGTAAGACTTcattttataacttatttttcacatattttgtttaaaacatttcagaTAGGAGCGTTTGCAGCACCTGACAAAATCCACTGGGCACCTGGGCTCCCAAAAACAAGGAGCGGAAAGATAATGAGAAGAATTCTTAGAAAAATTGCGTCGAGGCAGCTAGATGAACTCGGAGATACAAGTACCATTGCAGAGCCACAAGTGGTCAACCAACTTATTGAACTTATTGATTCATGAAGCCTTAAACTCTGTACTATTTAAGGTGTAGTAACAGAAAAGTAGATCAGTTACTGACTCTAGTCAATGGGAATTGAGAGAttagtttttaaatttatatcTGTCTCTATTTTTCGGAATAATAATCCTCATTTATGTGATAAATAAGTAATTTAGTTTGTACTAGGTAATAAATTGAGGGAAAATAAAAGAAACtgagaaaatattttgaaaatttggaaAGAAATGCTGATGTTTTACTTCATTATTTAGGTTGCTGATTCcaactactccctccgttttttattataagtcgttttggaaaaaaaaattgtatttaaatataagtcgctttacaattccaataattaatgctattttttctattatatccttaaatatttattattctctctcctttcaattatataaatttatcttccatatgtcattaatgaaggataaatTTGTAGAAACCTTCATAATTTcccattttcatacaacaattattattttttttaaactgtgttaaaagtctaaaacgacttataataaaaaacggagggagtattagttATAACTAACTAACAGAAATAGCAAAGTCGACTAGAATTTAtgactaattttttaaaatactttttatataaaaattaaaaatgcatctcttttattttaaaaaacaagtaggttcaattACTCTAGAGGATTAGGAATTATTTGAGAATTTTTAAATTGatcaataaattataaaaattataatcagaTTTGTAAAGTTGTCAAAAAATATATAACCAAGTCGTTGAACTAAAAAAGTATACGTCTTACAAATCGTGTAAAAGTTTAGGGTcctaattacatgttatttaaaattctaaataaaaatccaattaaaagcacttttagttcaaaatttaattataaattatttacatGTAAGTTCTCAATTGGAAACATTTTAATTTGAAGGCCTATAAAGtaattaaacttaaaaaaaaaaattcaagtaggaaatagaataaaacaaaaacatagtaGTAAAAATactattcattttaatttcattttcattttactAAAGGCAaggatttcttttatttaaatgtagtttttttaattatgacATTTTGTGAGATTATTTTTATCTGtgttttttaaagtattttaaaagatAGGTTAGATATATCCTACTATAGTTTttaggttatatatatatatatatatatatatatatatatatatatatatatatatatatatatatatatatatatatatatatatatatatatatatatatatatatatatatatatatatatatatatatatatatatatatatatatatatatataggggatgtatcaagtaggaggaatttttaaataagagataagagcatCTAATCctaaccattggattaatcaagagagagaaattaaattatttattaaaatattaatataattattatttctctctcttgattaatccaatggttagcattgaatgctcttatctcttatttaaaaacactcctacttgatacattccctatatatatatataaaggtttTTCGTATCATTTCTCCCTTTATATTAAGAGTAATGATATTCTTACACCAATACATACTCCCAACACTATTCACCGTATTTATTCGACGaatagtattttttaaaataaaaaatattttatgaacaGTGAACACTGACATGCACGTGAGCAAACGATGATAAAGttagttaataatatatatagaaTAGGTTAATGAAGTCATCAATTAATCGTCAAAATGttaaaataatttagtaaaataaaattggttaatgaaaagtaaaaaattggttaataaagtaatgaagttggttattAAATGTCcagatatattaaaaataatttttaatagtaaaataaaatgggttaatgtagtgtaaaatattggttaataaagctcatatattaaaaattacttttagtggtaaaataaagttggttaaagAAATATAAACGATTGGTTAATGAAGATATAAAGTTGGCTAGTGACAATTTTATATCGGTATCTCTTAatctaaacaaattttaaaaataaaaaaagtatttattattataataatattttactgtTCACGCCActcttcaaaaatatatatttttattaaaaaaaatactattcacTATATAAATAGGTATATACTGTTAGATGTAAGTATTGATGTTGGAATTTGGTGTACGGATAACATTACTTTTATATTAACCTATGTTCAACTTCAAACTAATGCgcacaaaaaacaaaaacaaaaaagaaaataaaaaatttattgagtGTAAGAAGTcaatgattttttattaaatggaacaaaatgattttttattaaatagaatGAAATAGAGGTTGATTGATGTCCTAGGCTTGAATGCAAGGAAAAGAATGAAAACCGAATTTATTCACGAACTCTGTTTTAAATtgaggaaaattttctaaaatgtTGAAGGAAGAGAAAATGTCTAGCATGTTATATGGTAGAGAAGATAACCTcagataaaaaaaataaggacattaaccttcATAAAAATTCCGGAACTTAATCTccaaatattttcatatatattttggCTTGAATCTATTTTGGCTTGAATCTGAAACTTTGATTGATTCTTAATACATCCGAAGGTTAAGTTCCAAATTCTAGAAATATCATAGATTTTTCACTAAAGTGCCTGAACACCACTAGGATGCCAAGAGTAATGCCATaaacaaaaaatacaaatttGTTCTTGTTTGAAAAACACAACAAATCCACCAACCGATACATGTAGGGGAGGCAATCATAAAAGTGCGGAAGATTTCACTTATGCTTAAAAAATGGACGCTATAAAGATCAATTAAACTTAAATCTAAGTTATGTAAAAAGTTATCAAGTGTTGATATCTAATCTTTAAACTAATTTACTATCAATAACTTAATTTTTATGCATAAATCAATCACATTTTACCGtgtaaatatttataagaacatTTGAAAGCTATCGATAGTAAAATAAGATTATGATACAATTTGATCAGATGTATGAATGAAAagttctatactacataacaatGAATCTCATACATCAGTATAATGCATAAAACATTTTGTTCCATAGAATaaggaaatgaaagaaaataaaattagtaaTAGAAGTTGCTGGCAATGGAAAATAAAAGTGAGTCAAATTCAGTGCCATAAAATTCAAATGATGTATAGGAAATATTAGGTGAAGTAAAAGTCATTCATACAATTATCCAAAACAAAATTCAATGCAAGACACTAGAATAATAGATGTTTAGTGCACATTTGGAATCAACCTTGATTTCACAAAATCACAACGGTACCATGATTTTGGGGCACTGATTCTACCAAACTCGTCAATTACACATTTAATCAGAATCCTCGTACACTCCATCATCATCAGATAACTCATCAAATGATCTGATATCAAGCTGGTAGCGAAGCATACCTCCGATGCCACCAAACCCTCTGCAAAACTGTGACCCTTCTTGGGATTTGTTGGTCACAAATTCCAGCGTGCATCCAAATTTTTTGTACTCATTCGCAAACCACTCAAGTAACGGCAGCTTCTCTTGAACCTCCAACTCTGCAGAGGTTTCCGCATCGCGGAATTGGCTTTGATCACTCTCTTGTTCCTTCTTCAAATGCTTTATTACAATCTCACCGGTTGTAGCATTTTTTAGCACATACCTGTTAATATCCAAATTTTCCCATACAATGAGTGTTTCAACAGCACCCATTTCTAGAGCCTTCAATGTGTCGTCAACTCCGTAAACATATTTCCCAGTTTCTTGGCTTATCTCTTCAAAATATTTTCCTATCAAGCGTTTCTCTTGTATGAACTTCACATTAGATAGAATCTCAGCAGATAACTCAATAGCTTGATTAAATCCATTTTCCCCACCATAGGAAACATCGACCACGTTCAATATCTTTGCTTGCAAGCGAGGATCGAACATATCGGACTGGCTAAGCTCAGTCTTGAAGTCGGCCGAACCAGCAAGTATGAGTCCGGCAACATTAGGCTGACTAGTAGCAGGGTTGATGTAAAACTGAGTAGCAAGTTCTGCAGTCTTCCTAACATAATTGTGTCGTTTTTCCATACGAAGACGAGCAAAACGCAGAGCTGACTGCCCTCCTCTACCGTGTTTCTTTGGTAGATCAACAGTAAACTTATGAAGCACCTCACGAGTATTTCCACTTAGAGTCCCGAAAAGGGTTCCATTTCCATCCATAATTATAAAACCAAACTTGTCATCTGATTCTAGAAGTTCGTTTAGAGCTTCTGTGTGAAACTTGTTATCACAAAGATAAAGTGATGCATTAATTGGTTTGAAAGGTTCAAAATCAATTGTTACTTTCTTTTCCTTTCCATCATCAGTGACAATGGTACCCGTATAAAGAACCAATCCATTCGGAGGAACCTTATTGTACAGTTTCAACCTCTGTTGAGCAGAAGTAATGGCTCCAAGCACAGATTGTCGGTTTACCCTACTTTTGATATTTGAAGCAGTTCCATATTCATCTCCCAACATCTTAGTGACACGAGATACTTGATCGCGTGGAGGCATTATCAGAGA
The Vicia villosa cultivar HV-30 ecotype Madison, WI linkage group LG6, Vvil1.0, whole genome shotgun sequence genome window above contains:
- the LOC131609876 gene encoding acetyl-coenzyme A synthetase, chloroplastic/glyoxysomal; the protein is MFSQIAFNPILCATPPSLNEKKKIPFCSSSSGSLLCNIDCVSGRTNSMASNHRTNNYLRHLESMKILPSGAGRIPHLNAVILGESLATEEEDYVLPSEEFASKAHVQSPEQYLEMYKRSIEDPAGFWSEIASDFYWKQKWGDQVYSENLDVTKGNINIEWFKGGITNICYNCVDRHVEAGLGDKVAFYWEGNEIGVDATLTYAQLLEQVCQVANYLKDLGVKKGDAVIIYLPMLMELPITMLACARIGAVHSVVFAGFSSESLSQRIIDCKPKVVITSNAVKRGSKVIYLKDIVDSAINDSAKNGVSIDVCLTYDNTLALTRKDTKWKEGRDIWWQDVIPKYPTTCPVEWLDAEDPLFLLYTSGSTGKPKGVVHTTGGYMVYTATTFKYAFDHKPSDVYWCTADCGWITGHSYVTYGPILNGATVVLYEGAPNYPDAGRSWNIIDKFKVSIFYTAPTLVRSLMQYGDEHVTRYSRKSLRVLGSVGEPINPSAWRWFYNVVGDSRCPISDTWWQTETGGFMITPLPGAWPQKPGSATCPFFGVEPVIVDEKGVALEGECSGYLCVKRSWPGAFRTLYGDHERYETTYFKPFAGYYFSGDGCSRDKDGYYWLTGRVDDVINVSGHRIGTAEVESALVSHPKCAEAAVVGVEHEVKGQSIYAFVTLVDGVPYSEELRKDLVLTVRKQIGAFAAPDKIHWAPGLPKTRSGKIMRRILRKIASRQLDELGDTSTIAEPQVVNQLIELIDS
- the LOC131609877 gene encoding eukaryotic peptide chain release factor subunit 1-3; its protein translation is MADGESDKNIEIWKIKKLIKALEAARGNGTSMISLIMPPRDQVSRVTKMLGDEYGTASNIKSRVNRQSVLGAITSAQQRLKLYNKVPPNGLVLYTGTIVTDDGKEKKVTIDFEPFKPINASLYLCDNKFHTEALNELLESDDKFGFIIMDGNGTLFGTLSGNTREVLHKFTVDLPKKHGRGGQSALRFARLRMEKRHNYVRKTAELATQFYINPATSQPNVAGLILAGSADFKTELSQSDMFDPRLQAKILNVVDVSYGGENGFNQAIELSAEILSNVKFIQEKRLIGKYFEEISQETGKYVYGVDDTLKALEMGAVETLIVWENLDINRYVLKNATTGEIVIKHLKKEQESDQSQFRDAETSAELEVQEKLPLLEWFANEYKKFGCTLEFVTNKSQEGSQFCRGFGGIGGMLRYQLDIRSFDELSDDDGVYEDSD